The Venturia canescens isolate UGA chromosome 4, ASM1945775v1, whole genome shotgun sequence genomic interval CTCTAAAGGTCACACAGGTTTTTCTGCATGCGAGCGGTGTACCGTGAAAGGAATAACCGTAAAAAACAAACACAAACGAGTATATCCGGAAATGGACTGTCCGAAAAGAACGAAACGATCATTCCGCTTAAGACAAGATCTCGAACACCATTTACCACACGTTATCTCACCATTGCTTCGTTTACCGAAATTCAATATTATCAAATCCATCCCTCTTGACGCAatgcatttattatttttcggttTGATGAAATTATTGCTGGAAAAATGGACAGGGAGTAAAAGTGCGCAACGAATGAGAATCCCACAATTGCAGCTTTTCAAACTCATAATGGAATCTTTGACGTCATCGATTCCGAGTGAATTTCAGCGGAAAATATTTGATGTCAATGAAATAGCACGCTGGAAAGCAACACAGTACCGTTTCATGTTGTTGTACTGTGGTGCTGTTGTTCTGCATCATGTATTGCCCAATGTTCtctacaaacattttttattactgtCGACGGCTTGTAGAATTTTATGCGATCGCAAAATTGCCGTTACTTATGCCGATCATGCTGATGCATTATTGCgaaacttcgtttttttaatgccATCGTTGTACGGATGTGATTCGCAAGTACTAAACGTACATAATTTGATACATATCTCTGacgatgttaaaaattttaaattgccCCTTACAGAACTTTCCGCATTTTGGGCGGAAAATTACTTggggaaattcaaaaaatttgtgcGAACTCCCAAGAAACCTTTAGTTCAAGTCGTAAAAAGATTGGCTGAACTTGACAGACTTCCCGAAATGGAATTAACAATCAAAAAGGGTGACAATGTGCAAAACGTTATCGCCACAGCCACAGACGTGAAGAAAATTCGCATTAAAGGTTTCACGATTACGCCGAACCAGCCGAACAAtgttattcaattaaaaaacggTTCcctgattattattaataacatTTCTAGAGTGGATagagaagactcgaaaaattGCGTTAATAATTTTGTAATCGAAGGATATGGCGTAACCAAATTAGGCgacgtttttcttcaatcgGACAATTCACGAAAGGTCGGTATTTTTAAAGTGTTAGAGGTTTCTGACCAATTATTGACAGTAAACATGGAGGAGTTTCAATGTAAATGTGTTTTATTAAACATTGAGAATGTTTCTTATGCGATAACGCTACTGCATTAATAACTTGAATCGATCAAAAtcggaaaaatatataaacgtatatgaatattaagaaaatgcaaaaaagaaggagaataataccaaaaatattttaaccGGATTGTAACATTAGAACGagacgaaaaatgtaataataaataactttaataataataaaataaaaacgcgaaaaaagtaaaaatatcgtcggaaaaaaaagtgaaaaaaaagtgaaaagtaaaacaaaatcataaaaaagttgattgaaatataaaaataaacagtCCACTGAAAGCTTAAAAGcaacgaagaattttttttaataaagaataaaatgtttgaaaacgCAAATAAGGGGAATTCGTTACAAAGTAGTTGTGTAGATGTGTTTGTTTGGATGCGCCAACGCCAACAGAACTACAATAACAATGGGAAAATATCAATGGCCAGAGTTGGCCATCGGTAGCTAGCCAGCGTGCGCCCGTACGTAGCGCTTTGTTTTTCACGAATGTCAACAAAGCAACACATCCACGGATAGGCCCAAAACTGAGGAGTGGGGATGAGTCGACGCGCTAGTGCTATCCAAGTCATTGTTATACCGACCGGTCTGTAGACACGTGCTCGtacgggaaatggatcaattCAAAGAATCAACCACTTTCGTCATCGTTCGGTTTGATGAAGTAAATGCGGACAATATTCCCCTATTCGAGTTAATACCTCGATCTTGGATTTTCGTTTCGAAAGGAGAGTTATTAACCTGGTACCCGTGCAAAGTGTCAGCAAAAACTGTTCAAAAATTCGTAGCAGCGAACCGTGACCCGGACActgaaaaatgggaaaaatatCCCGTTATGGAAGTAAAGGGTCAAGCACGTAAGTATCCACAATTAAATAAATACGAAGATTTGTTGCTTATAAATTTTCAGTAGAAGCAAACACGGAacagaggaaaaaattgaaaacaaaaaaaaatttgaaaaaattatagagaaaatattgattcaTACAATAGTATAAAggcacaaatgaaaaaaagtaataattaTAAAGCTTCCGCGGAGTCGgtattttttgtaattctCTTTCTTTACAAtgatatttctttttataGTACTGAAGTTTGCATCGCTGGAACGtaataaaagattttttctagataAACAAATGTATTAATTTTCGgaaatgacagaaaaaaattaaaaataatcaattttgaaaatttaaacaaaagttGGTGAATAATTTGTTAACAAATTTGTGTTCTATGAAATGAGCAATGTCATTGTATGGTACCGGTGCAAACCTTGATGTCATTATTATTTAAAGCGATCTAAAAATGAAGTTTACGTGTTCATCTGGGATTAGAGAGTAcggtgttattttttttcgaaatattgagcatcgacaaaaaaaaaagagtttgcACATATGATCTAATGGGGCGCCTTGATATTGAGTAGATTATTTTGGAatataattttgtttgatcaaaaattttcgtcagGAGACCACGCGCAAGGGATTCGTCGATTGAATCGAGTGTTAAAGACTTTCGATCCGACTCCGAGCACTGATAACGACGAAAACGACAACACTCTCACCAATGTGAATATATTAAGCCAGACGGACGTTTCAGAAATGCTTAACACGAGCTCAGCTCTTCCAAATCTTACGGGTGATTTggattttacagtttttgAGGGTGAGACAATTTGTTCATTGTTAGTAATCCATTTCCTTCGCTACCTGTTTGGTTAAATAAACCTTTGTTTTCTCATGCCCAATATTCTTGTCaaagttataaatattttaataaatatgaacaataatggtgaaaatcttttcgatttttatttcttccagACAATGTGGTTCCTGAAAAGCCACTGCCAACAAAAACCAACCAAAAAAACATGGACGTTCGTATTCTTGCATGTGAAAACCCATCGACTAACGGTACTGATACAATCTGAGAATGTTACATTTCAAAAGAATAATATGTAcctattttttaaacaatGGCATTTTCTGTTCCCGCAGATTTACTCAAGAACATAGATGGCCTTGAAAAACGCTTGACTCAAAAAATAAACTCCGCTAAAAACAGCATTTTATacgatatcgaaaaaaaaataactgatCTGAAAAATACGTTGATGTTTGCAAATCTTGGGAGAGAGGGGGTGAACGAGGTCACAGAAGCACGTGAAACTATCAATACTCCTCTGCCAATAACGACGTTGGAAAATTTTCTGCAATTTGAAGAAGACTTGAAATCCGCAGAAAAGCGTATTGCTATGGtacatataatttttttttgtttcataaaTTATTTGGTAAATACGACACTTGATAAAATATTTGGTTGATAACGTACGTTGGATTTTACAGAAAAAACTATTGCTGTCATTGATGACCGGGTCCGGCTCAATAAAAGACGCGATTCCTCAAGTAATGCCTGCCATAATCGCGAAAGCCGTTCAAATTCATTATAGCGGGTGTGGACGGAAGATGAAAAACGCTGTGGCTAAACGAAATTTCAGCGCAACTACGACGTTCAAGTGTTTGCAAGGTAATTTCACGTTCATGCTTTTGCcggtatgaaaaaatgtatatttgaaATAAGATTCGCACTTTATGAAAAatccaaaatatttaaaaaatatatttttttataagtttTATAgattcaaatatattacaagtACATTATTTCACACATGATTGACATGACTTTagcatgataaaaatattatacTTACAACcactaatatttttttaagtatttttatatgccaaaaatacatttttcgtagATTCAATTTACCCATGAAAATGCTCTAGTTTTCGAGTGTATgtacatatttttaaaaaatataacccTGATGCTGTGAGGAATTGgtttcgaaatatatttttaatctgACAAAAATCCATTCAAAATTAATCCGTAAAATCATCGTATTAATAATCATCAATTAATCAGTAAACTATCTCGCAATTCAGTAAAATCatctatagaaaaaatattcatatatttgtatatagaTGTAACCTATGAAGATATTTAtttagaatacattttttatgctCGTAAACCGTATTTTTCGAATCTACTTTTTTTCCACAGTTACTTAGAAGGTACCCGGTAATTGTCAAATATTTATACCACAATTGGGATATTTGTTTGATTGCAGAGACTTTACAGGAGAAATTTGTCAATAAATCGGAACCCTTGTCGGTTATTCCATCACGCGTTAGCAGATGGTTATCCGGCGCCGGAGATCGTGAAGGTGGTCGAGCGCAACGATACACCAACGAGAACGcagagaaataaatattttttcgacactctttttataattttttattattaagcCTCGAGTTGTGATTATTTGTCACGAATTCTTAAGTCATTACTGACACACGTTTTGTTCTATCGTTATTTGACCCTTTTTCGTTCGTCTTCAAAATGTTCCTCaatgtaaaataaataaatattgtagTTTTTCCACGCAAtctttaagtttttttttactattaaaATAAAGCTCCCTCCTCCCTCCTTATTGATATTATGCGGCATGAAATATCATATGCTGGGCTGGAGTGACCCCAGTATTGGCAATAGGTCGGAATTTCATCTGTGAAATGTTCGCCCATTACTGGTTTTAATCCCCGCCTCTACTCAACCAGTACTGAAACAGAAGCACAGCCAACGCTGGCACTACCATCGGTTTCAATGCTCGGACCGAGTCTACCACTCCAGCCATTGAACAACGGTTGCCCAGTACTAACGCCGACCGTCGGTAAACGGAGAACGGCGTTGGCGCGAGGCTGTATCAATGTTGGGCCTTTTGTTAATTGTTTCACGGGCAACTTGATCATATCCTTAGTTACATCCTTAAAGTCAGATGTATTGAAATCTTAATCTTttgattctttttctttttccttggAGTCCTTGGAAAAGAATTTCACAGCGACGTAACAACCGTTGACTTTGATAACTTCGCCtattgtgcgaatcgaaaatCAAACGTTAGttagaatcatttttttaaagtaaATTGCAATGCAGGCAGAATTTCCTCTTGAATTaaagtttgatttttcaaatttgtaaaaaacaaaatgatcgatttttattttctaatcaaACATTCGACACTGAATAAGGATCCCCGCCGAACATGCACATGATTCTTCAAGAATTCAGAAGCGCATGGAGAACGTTATTTAATGAACAGTCAACTTGTAGCACGATttaatcgaaatgaaaaagtttttgcacgattcatgaaaaactatcttcattattattacgaCACTAATTCATCCCGTCATTAATAATTGTCATTTAAGTCAAtaatcacttttttattcattaatcaCACTCCTCAAGCAACAGCACTCTGGGGATCAAACCTCACGTGTCAACATGACGTTTAATTACGAAGGACAAGCTCAGATGTGCGTATCTATGTATACATATGAGAACCCCTGTCGCCGAGACTGtaattttcgaattatcgatgaaaatacatACTGTGACATCTATGCTTACATCTAGAACTATCTGACTGCAGTTATTTCGGCTAGTGACTTTCGGCCGACCGGAAATAGTGAAAACGCCATTTTCGGCGAAATTAGACCCTACCCTTATACGTACagggagtctgagcgcggtcggtcAGCTGGAGTGAGCCGAGATcggtgagccaatcagaatgcgttgagatacaactctactaccactaatcTTCATCGAACGCGTATATGTATACGTGAgatcgtgatgtgtcagtaactttttgCATAAACTTGAGcctgcaaagttttttctcaacaattacgctactgatcgtattggtttcgggctcattcgaaagggattttgaaaattagtctccaaaccaattttcgCTTCACAAaacatctcctgagctctgcaattttagaaaatgccatgccagttttacccccaccaccccgaatcgttttattcagagaaattatagtctcggcgagagcctcaggccagcagacgacagggctgtcaatgtacttgtcccgagactctaccgagtctcttgattaaaaattttattgattgtagCTGGCGCTGTTGCAGCTTTCAACGGATAGAgagttacgaattttgaaaaaacatcgatCGTAACGAGGATGTGTTTTATTCCGTCTTGTGAGGCTGGCAAAGgaccaaaaaaatcgattaataCGATATCTCCGGGTCCTCCCGGAATGATGTTTTGCTGTGCCGCATATGACTGCTGATTCGGAACCTTGTTTCTTTGGCACGAATCACATGATGCGAGAATCTGCCTTATGATGCGATACATTCTCGGGTAAGTAAAATCCTCATCtataattttccaaactttctttGCCCCTATGTGACCGTACATTTCGTGTGTTTCAGATGCTAGATGTTGGAAAACTTCTTTTGGCAAGACAACTTTGTAATTATTCTGATTGGtgtattttaataaaacgttatttttcatttggaatttgtttcctttttcgttttcaatccTTTCTCTGGTTTCccgaattttttcatccctcATTTGCCAATCTCCTATGTTCGTAATCATGTTCTCTAATTCCCTAGATGGTTTCGTTGCTAGCATCGTATTTATGACGAgttcttttccttttctgCCCCCCCGTATTCGGAGGATTCAAACGACTTAGAACGTCAGCTACAACATTTCTTGTACCGGGACAGTATTCGAATTGGATATCGTAATCCTGGATTGCCAAAATCCACCTAGTTAAACGTTCGCTTAACAGTTGACTATTTTTCAGAAAAGTGATTGTTTGGTGATCTGTTACGACTCTGATTTTTGATCCTAACAAATaagttcgtaatttttttagtGACCACACTATTGCCAATAATTCTTTTTCAGTAGTCGTATAGGCTAATTCCGGCCCTTTAAGCATCCTACTTGCGAACATTACGACCCCTAGATCTCCGTTATCGTCGCGTTGAGCTAAAGTGCCCCCCAATGCATAATTGCTTGCATCTGTTTgcaaaatgtattctttaGTAGGATCAGGATGTTTTAAAAGCACGTTttcgacaaataaattttttattttctgaaatGCTATTTGTTTTTCCTTATCCCATtcccattttgtttctttgcgCAGTAATTTCAATAAAGGGATTGTTTCCTTTGTATGTTCTTTAGTGAACTTTGTGTAGTAATTGATCAAACCAAGAAAGCCCCTCAGCTGATTCAAATTTCTTGGTGCAGGAAAATCGTGTATTGCCTGTATTTTCTCGGGCTGAGGTTTAATGCCTTCAGTCGTTAAAATATGACCTAAAAATTCCAcctctttcctgaaaaatctagctttcttcaatttgatcGTCATACCGTGTTGTTCTAATCGTTCCAAAAGTTCATCTAACTGCTGCATATGCTCCTCGAAGCTTGTTGAGATGCACAATAGATCGTCTACAAAATTGATCACGTGATCGCCTAGATCGTGTAAAATAATATCTAGGGCTCTTAATAATGACGCTGTACTAGTTTTTAAACCAAAAGGAGTGACCGTAAACTCGTAGACTTTTCCACGATATCTAAAAgctatatatttcattgaattagGATGCAATGGAATTTGCCAAAAATTATTGGTTAAGTCAAGCGTCGTCATGACTCTAGCCGTATGACATTTCTGAAACACTTCTTCGATATTGGGTATACTGACTCATGATCATCTTCCATGACCTGGTTTAGTTTCCTCGCATCTAAGCACAATCTAACGGATCCATCCTTTTTTATGACTGGAATGATTGGATTTATCCACGGACTACTAGATCTTTGAATAATTCCATAATCTAACaatttctctatttctttgTCTACTTTCTCTCGATGCATTAGTGGAACCTCGTAAGCATGGGCAACGATCGGTTTATCCATCGTAATATTCAGTTCATGTTCGTAAACAGAGATTCTACCtgtattttttcgaaacaCGTTTCTCCTGTTCCACAAAACCTGCCTATggatttctttttcttgttttgATAGTTCTGTGTAGTCTACGATTTCGTTAATTTCTTCTATAGttatttcttcat includes:
- the LOC122408993 gene encoding uncharacterized protein, coding for MDQFKESTTFVIVRFDEVNADNIPLFELIPRSWIFVSKGELLTWYPCKVSAKTVQKFVAANRDPDTEKWEKYPVMEVKGQARDHAQGIRRLNRVLKTFDPTPSTDNDENDNTLTNVNILSQTDVSEMLNTSSALPNLTGDLDFTVFEDNVVPEKPLPTKTNQKNMDVRILACENPSTNDLLKNIDGLEKRLTQKINSAKNSILYDIEKKITDLKNTLMFANLGREGVNEVTEARETINTPLPITTLENFLQFEEDLKSAEKRIAMKKLLLSLMTGSGSIKDAIPQVMPAIIAKAVQIHYSGCGRKMKNAVAKRNFSATTTFKCLQETLQEKFVNKSEPLSVIPSRVSRWLSGAGDREGGRAQRYTNENAEK